Genomic segment of Phreatobacter oligotrophus:
CCGCAGCGTAAGAGAGATCGAAAATCTCGTAGTTACGCGCCCGCGAAAGTCGCGTCGTCGTTCGAACAGAATAATCGGTGGAGAACGTTTCTGGCTCACGGCAGACCTCTTCATTGAGGAAAAACGTGAGACCACGAGGGGTATGGGGACGACGATTCGGCCCGTCCGTCAACTAGGCTGCGGAAACCTTAGGCGATTGTGCCCATACCCTGGGGACGAGCGCGGTGGTGCCCCTATCTGGGGCCCTGGGTCGCTGACCGGTTGCAGATGAGTCAAACGCGGCGGCCGCGGCCGCCGGGATCCGTCAGGCCACCGTGATGTCCGGGGCGTGCGGGTTCTTCATGCCGACCACGTGGTAGCCGGCATCCACGTGGTGGATCTCACCGGTCACGCCGCGCGACAGGTCCGACAGGAAGTACATGCCGGAATCGCCCACCTCGTCGATGGTGACGTTGCGGCGCAGCGGCGAGTTGTACTCGTTCCACTTGAGGATGTAGCGGAAGTCGCCGATGCCGGAGGCGGCCAGGGTCTTGATCGGGCCGGCCGAGATGGCGTTGACGCGGATGTTCTTCTCGCCGAGGTCGGCGGCCATGTAGCGGACGCTGGCCTCCAGCGCCGCCTTGGCGACGCCCATGACATTGTAGTGCGGCATCCACTTCTCGGCGCCGTAATAGGTCAGCGTCAGCAGCGAGCCGCCATCGGTCATCAGCTTCTCGGCGCGCTGGGCGATGGCCGTGAACGAGTAGCAGGAGATGAGCATCGACCTGGTGAAGTTGCCTTCGGTCGTGTCGACATAGCGGCCGGTCAGCTCGTCCTTGTCGGAAAACGCGATGGCATGGAGCAGGAAGTCGAGCTTGCCGCCGAACACCTTCTCCGTCTCGGCGAAGACCGCGTCGATGGTCGCGCCGTCGGTAACGTCGCAATGGCCGACGACATGGCCGCCAACCTCCGCCGCCAGCGGGCGCACGCGCTTCTCCAGCGCCTCGCCCTGATAGGTGAAGGCCAGCTCCGCCCCCTGGTCGTGGCAGGCCTTGGCGATGCCCCAGGCAATCGATCGGTTGTTCGCAACCCCCATGATGAGGCCGCGCTTGCCCTTCATGATGCCTGCCATGTCGCTCCTCGCCGGGCGGAAAGTCTTCACAAAAACCAGCCGGTCCCTATGCCATCGGCAGGGCGGCGGCGCAAGCGGACGGGGTGAAGCGCCTCACGCCCCGTCGCGCGGGCTGCCCTTGCGCCGTTCGCGCAGCACCCGGGCGAAGCCCTCGAGGTCGGCGCTGGCCTCGGGCAGCACGATGCGGACGGTGACATAGAGGTCGCCGGGCTCCCCCTCGCCGGCAAGGCCCTTGCCGCGCAGGCGGAAGGTCTTGCCCGAGGAGGTCATGGCGGGAAGCGTCAGCTCCACCTCGCCGTCGAGGGTGGGCGCGCGCACCTTGCCGCCGAGAATGGCCTCGTCGAGGGCGATGGGCAGGTCGAGGCGGATGTCCTTGCCCTCGGCCTTGAAGGCGGGGTGCGGCTCCACCGCGATGACCACATAGGCGTCGCCGGTCGGGCGGCCGAGGCTGCCGGGCTTGCCCTTGCCGCGCAGGCGCATGCGATGGCCGTCGCGCGTGCCGGCGGGGATCTTCAGGTCCAGCGTCTCGCCCGAGGGCAGGACGATGCGCTGGGTCGCGCCGCGCGCCGCGTCGAGGAAGGGCACCTTGATGGTGAGCGTCACGTCCTCGCCGGCGGGCGGCGGGCCCATATCCGGCTCGAAGGGGCTGCGGCCGCGCCCGCCCCCCCGCCCGGTCATGCCGGAAAGGATGTCGAAGAAGTCGTCCATCGGCGGCGGGCCGCCGGGCTGCCCTCCGGGTCCGGCCTTGCCGCCGGAGCGGCGGAAGCCGTCCGGGCCGAAGGAGAAGCTCTCGAAGATGGTCTCGGCATTGGGGCCGGCGCCAGCGCCCGTTCCGCCACGCGGGCGGCCGCCGCCGAAGCCCTCGAAGCCGGCGAAGCGCGGCTTGCCCTCCGCGTCGATCTCGCCGCGGTCGAACTGCCGCTTCTTCTCGGCATCCGAGAGCAGCTCATAGGCATTGTTCAGTTCCGCGAAGCGGTCCTGCGCCTTCGCGTCGGTGGGATTGGCGTCGGGATGCAGCGCCTTCGCCTTCTTGCGGAAGGCGCGCTTGATCTCGTCGGCGCTCGCCGAGCGCGCGACGCCGATGACGTCATAGGGATCGCGAGCCATGGTGGTCCTTCAGGGGGAGCGCCTGAGGGCGCCCCGATGGTGGTGAGTCATCGGCCCATGTGGGGATGGCCGTCGCCATTCACAAGTTCGAGAGGGCGCAGCCTCAGCTCCGCCGCCAGGGGCGCAGTTCCACCACGGCCCAGGGCCCGTTCGAGCGGCAGGCGCGGCCGTCGAACCAGACCTCCTTGCCGTCCTTGATGGCGCTGCCGAGGAAGTCGCGGCAGGTCTGGCCACCGGTTCCGGCGGCGCGCTGCAGCGCTGTCACCGTGCCGCTCATGCCGGTCCCGGCATTGGCCCAGGGCAGGCTCGGCGTGTCGGCGCGATCGGCGAGCGCCTCCATCAGCACCGCCTTGGCGGCATCCCAGTCGGCCTGGGGAATGGGAAGTCCGTTCGGCTGCGGGGCAGGCGCGGGCGCGGCGGCGGGCGTCGCCTCCGGGGTGCGGCGGACGGAGCCGGTGGTGATCTGGTCGTCGCTCGCGCCCTGGCGCATCTGCGCGGCGCCGGGGGGTGCGACATTGCTCCGCTCCCACAGGGAGGGCAGCGCCACCGTACATCCCTGCGTCATGACGAAGGCGAGCAGCGCAAGGGCGGCAAGCGGTCCGCGGCAAGGGGCGGAACGGAATGGCGGCTCAGCCGGCGCCGGGCATGGGCTGCCCGCATCCGCTCCGCTATAGACATGGCCAACGCCACACCCGTCCACCATACGC
This window contains:
- a CDS encoding RT0821/Lpp0805 family surface protein; amino-acid sequence: MALPSLWERSNVAPPGAAQMRQGASDDQITTGSVRRTPEATPAAAPAPAPQPNGLPIPQADWDAAKAVLMEALADRADTPSLPWANAGTGMSGTVTALQRAAGTGGQTCRDFLGSAIKDGKEVWFDGRACRSNGPWAVVELRPWRRS
- a CDS encoding DnaJ C-terminal domain-containing protein; its protein translation is MARDPYDVIGVARSASADEIKRAFRKKAKALHPDANPTDAKAQDRFAELNNAYELLSDAEKKRQFDRGEIDAEGKPRFAGFEGFGGGRPRGGTGAGAGPNAETIFESFSFGPDGFRRSGGKAGPGGQPGGPPPMDDFFDILSGMTGRGGGRGRSPFEPDMGPPPAGEDVTLTIKVPFLDAARGATQRIVLPSGETLDLKIPAGTRDGHRMRLRGKGKPGSLGRPTGDAYVVIAVEPHPAFKAEGKDIRLDLPIALDEAILGGKVRAPTLDGEVELTLPAMTSSGKTFRLRGKGLAGEGEPGDLYVTVRIVLPEASADLEGFARVLRERRKGSPRDGA
- the fabI gene encoding enoyl-ACP reductase FabI — protein: MKGKRGLIMGVANNRSIAWGIAKACHDQGAELAFTYQGEALEKRVRPLAAEVGGHVVGHCDVTDGATIDAVFAETEKVFGGKLDFLLHAIAFSDKDELTGRYVDTTEGNFTRSMLISCYSFTAIAQRAEKLMTDGGSLLTLTYYGAEKWMPHYNVMGVAKAALEASVRYMAADLGEKNIRVNAISAGPIKTLAASGIGDFRYILKWNEYNSPLRRNVTIDEVGDSGMYFLSDLSRGVTGEIHHVDAGYHVVGMKNPHAPDITVA